AGCTTCGGTTAAATCCACATTGTTTAAAATATCGTCAGCACTTTCGTTTTCGAGATTCTCAACTTTGAGATGGGGTTCTTGTGTTGTCTCATCCTGATAGTCCTCTTCCAGCCTTTCTTCGCTTTTTCGATATTTTTGCCTGAAATGGTCCTGCATCACATGGAAAGCGACTTTAGCCACGAAACTTCTTAATTTCATTTTATCGCGAATCTGCGCTAGATTATTCAGGAATCGTATGAAAGCTTCTTGACATAGATCGTCAACAATCACATTGTCGCGAAATTTTTTCCAGAAAAATCCACGCACATAACCCTCAAGCTCCATACAAAGCTGCTGCAAAGCAAACTTATCACCAGCCTGAGCTTTTCTTAAAAGCCTGGCTAAGTCTTTTTGAGGATCAGAGTTCATTGCGTTATTCTTAAAATGCGATGATTAAGGTTAAGCGGATGTCGTCTAGAGATATTTGATTGAGGCCATTGCGTGTCTCCAAAGAAGAACTTCACGACATCTCAAATAATCGATGGTTTGTTTAACGTTATATAATAATGAAGCAAATATTTATTTTCAATAACTTTTTAAATTTTCATCATTTTTTTTGTGACCTTTTACAAAGATGTTACGACATCATTGTAGAACGTTAAATGAAGGATGAAAAAGAAAATGAAAACAACAACAAATATTAATTTTAAAATGGAGGACCTTAAAATGAGAAAAGCAATCATCACCGCCGGCCTTTTGGTAGTATTCGGAACTACCGCCATTGCTCAATCAC
This genomic interval from candidate division KSB1 bacterium contains the following:
- a CDS encoding RNA polymerase sigma factor encodes the protein MNSDPQKDLARLLRKAQAGDKFALQQLCMELEGYVRGFFWKKFRDNVIVDDLCQEAFIRFLNNLAQIRDKMKLRSFVAKVAFHVMQDHFRQKYRKSEERLEEDYQDETTQEPHLKVENLENESADDILNNVDLTEALNKLSEKSREIILLKSQGYDYEEISEQMGLSISGVKMQVKRTLEQLRFSLLAVTFLSFLTTILRKDIS